The DNA sequence AATATCTTCTAAACGAGCATAGTCAAGCACATTTAGATAAAGAGTATTAGCTTCTTGTCTAATTTGAATATCTCGATCTAAGATATCGTTTAGTTGCTCAATGCTGCTTTGAAGCGTTTGAGGACTGACTCCGAGTATCTCCAGCATGTCATCTACCGAAACATGATGTTGAGCAACTAGGACATCTAAGATTCGATACCAGCGATTAACTACTGCCACTTTTCCTAATCCTTCTAATTTAATTGAACACGGGCTGCGGATTGTGCCAAAAAGATGGGGCTTCCTAGAATCTTTAGGGATTCGTCGTCGCACTCCCTAATTTGACTTTATCCGCGGGCGCCCTTTGTATCCTGTTTTTAATTATCCACGAGTCTTACCTCCGGCTACATTGGTTGTAATTCCAGTGATATAACTCGAACGATCTGAAATATAGTAAGCAACTAAATCAGCCACTTCACTCAACTTACCGCTACGACCAAGTGGCGTTGTACTCGTTGAGGCATAGCCAGCTCGGATATCATCTACTGTTTTTCCTCTAGTATAACCAAGAGCTTCTTCGTATGCAAGCGTTCTCAGTCCGGTTGCTTCCATGATTCCTGGGGCAATTCCGACAACTCTAACACCATGCTTACCAAGTTCTTTAGCCCAAGATCGCGTATAGCTATAAACAGCTGCCTTGGTTGCTGCATAAGCGCTTTGACCTTCGGAACCCTCGAGACCTGCTTCAGAAGCCATATTGATGATTACCCCTTGTTTTTTATCTACCAAGATACGACCGACAGCCTGACTAACGAGGAAAACACCCTTTTGATTAATCATGGTAATCTTTTCAAAGGTCGCATCATCCAGTTCATACTGACCGTGAGGATCTTTAGGATCGACAAGGAGACGAGGAACATTAATTCCAGCATTGTTGACAACTGCATCAACCGTACCAAAGCGCTCGAGCACTGCTGTCACACCTGCCTCAACTTCTTGACGCAAAGTCACATCAACTTTCACAAAGAGATAGTGGTCATGCTTGACAGCATTGTCAGTAATATCAAAGTTGGCAACATTAACCTCTAAATCAAGCAATTCTTCTACAATGGCGTGACCGATTCCAGATGAAGCGCCTGTAACAATAACAGTTTTTCCAGCGATATTTAACCAATCTTTCATCTTCTTACTCCTTTATTTAAGATATAAAGAGCTTTAAAAATCTATATAAAAATAGGAAACTGACATCGTGCCACTAAGGCACAAGGAAGTTTATCTTTTTTATTAAGATTTCAGCTCGTGCTCAATTAACAGACAACAAGATACTAAACCGTGAAGCACTCCAAAGAAAAATAAGAAACCTGACGATGAATTACATAGATTCAATGGACCTTTTTTCACAGAAGTATCAGCGATTTCAATGTATCAGTTGCTTTCTAATCACATTATAAAGCGCTTACAAAAAATAATTAAGACACTCTTTTTTGCAAGCTCATAAAAAATCGTGCACTAATTGCCACCAAAAAAGCAGAACCCCAAGGGAACTGCTTCTGATTAGTCTTAATAAGGAGATACTTTTACAAACGGGCGTTCAATTCAGCGCCTAGTTCTTCAAAACCTGGTTTACCAAGCAGGGCAAACATGTTTTTCTTGTATGCTTCTACACCTGGCTGGTTAAATGGATTGACACCATTGAGGTAACCAGATAGACCGATAGCCAGCTCAAAGAAGTAAATAGTGTAACCCAGCGTATATTCATCCTGTTCTGGGAGGGTCAGATAAGTATTTGGAACACCGCCATCTGTGTGGGCCAAAAGCACACCGTCTGTCGCTTTCTTGTTGACATAGTCAACATCCTTACCTTGGAGATAGCCCAGGCCATCAAGATCTTCTGTCATTTCTGGAACTGTGATATTCTTGCGAGGTTTTTCAACACGGATAACTGTTTCAAAGAGATTGCGCATCCCTTCTTGGATAAATTGACCGAGTGAGTGCAAATCAGTTGAGAAGTTAGCAGATGTAGGGTAGATACCCTTTTGGTCCTTACCTTCTGACTCACCAGCCAACTGTTTCCACCATTCGCTAAAGTATTGAAGAGATGGTTCATAGTTAGCCAAGATTTCAGTCACATAGCCTTTTCTGTAAAGGATATTACGAATAACGGCATATTGATAAGCTTCGTTTTCTGCAATTTTGTCTGATGAGTAAGCCTTGCGAGCTGCATTAGCTCCTTCCATCAATTTAGTGATATCGGCTCCTGAAGCAGCAATTGGCAAAAGACCAACTGGTGTCAGGACGGTAAAACGCCCCCCGACACTGTCTGGAACGACAAATGTTTCCCAACCGTTGGCATCTGCTTCAACCTTAACGGCACCCTTGGCACGGTCTGTTGTCGCGTAAATGCGCTTATTAGCTTCTTCTTGACCATACTTTGTAACCAAGAGCTCCTTAAAAACACGAAAGGCAATAGCTGGCTCTGTTGTTGTACCAGATTTAGAGATAACATTGACAGAGAAGTCTTTATCAGCCACGTAGTCAACCAAATCGGCTAAGTAATTTGAAGAAATGGAGTTCCCAGCGTAAAGAATTTGCGGTGCTTTACGCTTATCAGCTGGCTGCAAGTTGACAAACGCGTTATTCAAAAAGTCAATGGCAGCACGGGCACCGAGATACGAACCGCCAATACCGATAACGACGAGTACATCGCTATCTGATTGAATTTTAGCTGCTGCTTTTTGGATACGGGCAAATTCTTCCTTATCGTAGGTTTCCGGTAAGTTAAGCCAGCCTGTCATTTCTCCGCCTTGGCCTGATCCATCGCGCAACATTTTATCAAGCGCTGTTACTTGTGGCTGCATATAATCAATTTCCTGAGCTGCCACAAATTTATCAAGCACTTTTGAATAATCAAATTTAATATGTCCCATTACGTACTCCCTTTTAAAAACAATATTTCCTATACAGTGTACCCTTTTATCAATGATTTTTCAACCTTTTTGGTAAAAAAAGAAAACGGTAACAGTCGTGCCGCTTCCTTGTCAAAATCATTAGTATAACACATCATATCGACCTTTGTCTTTTTCATAAACCTTAATATCATGGTAGAAAAATCAAGCTAAAATCAAAGTGTCTCTTTTACCCGCATCCTAAACTGCGAAAACGAGGGGGGCTATCTGGATTGTCTTTTGCTTTGTCTCATTTATTTTGCAATACACTATAAAATCCCGTGAAGCCTTGATTTCATAGGTTTTTTCTATACGTAAAAAGAGCACACACTTAGCATCGCTTAGGGCTGCTGGATTCCTCCCCTGACCCACTTCACGCGAAAGTGTCGCTCCGGTGACTATTATAGCATAATTTTAACAGCCTGCAAACTTGAAAATTAAGTCCGGCTAAGATTGGGCTGGGATTTCTTCTCCCGTCGTTTGCGAAAGAAGTCCTGCATAATCCTAGCACAGTCTGCTTCCAGAACACCAGCCTCAACTTGAACGCGATGGTTGAGGCGCTGGTCGCTCAAAATATCATAAAGACTGCCGGCGGCTCCAAATTTTTGGTTAGGAGCCCCATAAATGACCTGAGGAATCCGAGCCAGCCCGATAGCCCCGCTGCACATGACACAGGGCTCAATGGTAACAAAGAGGATCGTGTCCAAAAGCCGCCAGTTGCCTTCTGCTTGGTTGGCTTGATTGATAGCCATAATCTCGGCGTGCATGATGGCTTGGTTGAGCTCCTCACGCGCATTGTGACCTCGGCCGATAACTTGGCCGTTCTTAACAATAACACAGCCGATGGGAATTTCTTCCTTGGCTAAAGACTTCTGCGCCTCCTTGAGAGCTTCTCGCATGAAGACTTCTTTTTGATTCTGGGTAAACTCCGTCATCAGTTAGCTCCCAGATTCCAAGCCTTGTGGGGTTCAGCCAATTCTACTGGGATAGCCCCAGCAGATCCCTGAGTTTGCTCCTGCAGAATTTCTAGGTGCTGATCGGGATCGATCTCTTGCGGTGGTAGGGGTGGGACATGTGTCAGGACTAGCTTTTTGACACTAGCTTGCTTAGCCATCTCACCAGCTTCCTTAGAAGTCAGGTGGGCTGGGTGATTTTCATTTCCTTCGTAAAGATAGACATCCGCTAAGAAGAGATCCGCTCCCTTGGCAAAATCAGCTAGACCATCGAAATAACCCGTATCTCCCGTGAAGACCAGAACCTGCCCAGTTTCTCTTTCCAAAATCCTAAAGGCATAACAAGGCACAGGATGGACTGTCTTGATAAAACGAATATCAAAAGGACCGATTTGCTGAGTACCTGTCACATCGTAGGCATGACCTTGAGAGACTCCGTCCATGGTCAGCTTGGCAAACTCATAATTGTCTTCATCATGACCATAGATGGGGAGCACCTTTGGCTCCCAAAGGTGTTTGGGATAGAGTTGAAAATAATGACGCAGCACACCCAGATCAGCCACATGGTCGGGATGATAATGACTGATGATGACCGCATCCAAATCCAGCGGACTGATTTCCTTTTCCAGCTCGGTTACAGCCCGACTGCCACAATCCATGAGTAACTGAAAACCATCATGGCCGGTCACCAAATAGGACGTTGTTCCTCCGTCTTGGTAGGGATAGGCTCCCCAGCGCCCTAAAGTCGTTAGTTTCATAGAATCACCTTCTTTTCTTAGTAGGTCTATTATAACAAAACTCAGATGAAAAATAGGTAGCAAATCCAGTACTGATTTTGCGATAAAAGGCCATCACTGAGCGATGACCTTTATTTATTTTATAGTTAATCCGCATCCTTCGTTAGGATTGGCAGGGTTTCTAAGAGATTTTCGGCATTAACTTCAATGGTATCTCCAGTCGCTTTGATTTTGACTTCAACAACACCTTCGGCAGCCTTCTTGCCAACGGTAACACGAATTGGCAAGCCAATCAGGTCACTGTCTGAGAATTTAGATCCAACCCGCTCGTTGCGGTCATCAGTCAGTACTTGATAGCCAGCTGCTGTCAGCTGAGATTCCAACTTAGCTGTTAAATCTTGAGCTTCCTGATCTTTGATGTTAACCGTAATCAAGTGAACATCAAATGGCGCCAGCTCTTTAGGGAAGTTAATTCCCCATGCCAAGCGGTAAGATCCTTTTGGTGTCTTGTTGACAAAGAGGCGGGCATGCTGCTCGATGACCGCTGAGAGAATTCGACTAACACCAATGCCGTAACACCCCATAATGATTGGGACTGAACGGCCATTTTCATCGAGAATATTGGCTCCCATGCTATCTGAATAACGAATGCCCAATTTAAAGATATGACCGATTTCAATACCACGCGCAAATTTAAGGGTGCCTTGACCGTCTGGTGACGGTTCTCCCTCTTTGACTTCGCGGATATCAACATAGTCTTTAGGCGTAAAGTCACGACCTGGGTTGACACTAGTCAAGTGATAGCCATCCTCGTTGGCACCAGCGACAGCATTAGCCAAGTCTTGAATTTTACGGTCAGCGATGATTGTCACTTCTTCTGGCAGACCAACCGGCCCCAGTGAACCGAAATGAGCTCCAAAGGTAGCCTTAGCCTGTTTTTCATCGGCTGGCTCAAGGAAATCAGCCCCCAGATAATTCTTGAGCTTAACATCATTGACTTGGTCATTACCAACCAGAAGAGCGACAACTGGATGATCATCTGCCATAAAGAGTAAAGTCTTGATGGTTTGCGCTTCATCAACCTTAAGGAAGGCAGCCACTTCATCAATAGTTCTACAATCTGGGGTTTCAACTTTGGTCAAGTCTTCCTGAATCGTGACAGCCTGACTGGGTTTGTAAAGGCTAGTAGCCATTTCCAGATTAGCCGCATAGTTGGACTGGTTAGAGTAGGCAATTGTATCTTCTCCTGAAACTAACCAATTATTGAGTTCCTCCCTGATTTGGAGCAGAACATCTTCTGGAATTTCATCCACAGAAGCAATGGATTTATCCAGCACCAGCCAGTGCTCTAGATCAGTTCGGTCAGGGGTAACCGCCATAAATTCTTGGCTATCCTTACCGCCCATGGCACCGCCATCACCAATAATGCCCTTGAAATCAAGACCAGCTCGGGTAAAGATGGCTTCATAAGCCTGGCGGTAATCTTCATAGGTATCGTCCAAGCTGTCATAGTTGGCATGGAAGCTGTAGCCGTCCTTCATGATAAATTCACGTGTCCGTAGGAGCC is a window from the Streptococcus criceti HS-6 genome containing:
- a CDS encoding SDR family oxidoreductase — translated: MKDWLNIAGKTVIVTGASSGIGHAIVEELLDLEVNVANFDITDNAVKHDHYLFVKVDVTLRQEVEAGVTAVLERFGTVDAVVNNAGINVPRLLVDPKDPHGQYELDDATFEKITMINQKGVFLVSQAVGRILVDKKQGVIINMASEAGLEGSEGQSAYAATKAAVYSYTRSWAKELGKHGVRVVGIAPGIMEATGLRTLAYEEALGYTRGKTVDDIRAGYASTSTTPLGRSGKLSEVADLVAYYISDRSSYITGITTNVAGGKTRG
- a CDS encoding glucose-6-phosphate isomerase, whose translation is MGHIKFDYSKVLDKFVAAQEIDYMQPQVTALDKMLRDGSGQGGEMTGWLNLPETYDKEEFARIQKAAAKIQSDSDVLVVIGIGGSYLGARAAIDFLNNAFVNLQPADKRKAPQILYAGNSISSNYLADLVDYVADKDFSVNVISKSGTTTEPAIAFRVFKELLVTKYGQEEANKRIYATTDRAKGAVKVEADANGWETFVVPDSVGGRFTVLTPVGLLPIAASGADITKLMEGANAARKAYSSDKIAENEAYQYAVIRNILYRKGYVTEILANYEPSLQYFSEWWKQLAGESEGKDQKGIYPTSANFSTDLHSLGQFIQEGMRNLFETVIRVEKPRKNITVPEMTEDLDGLGYLQGKDVDYVNKKATDGVLLAHTDGGVPNTYLTLPEQDEYTLGYTIYFFELAIGLSGYLNGVNPFNQPGVEAYKKNMFALLGKPGFEELGAELNARL
- the tadA gene encoding tRNA adenosine(34) deaminase TadA, coding for MTEFTQNQKEVFMREALKEAQKSLAKEEIPIGCVIVKNGQVIGRGHNAREELNQAIMHAEIMAINQANQAEGNWRLLDTILFVTIEPCVMCSGAIGLARIPQVIYGAPNQKFGAAGSLYDILSDQRLNHRVQVEAGVLEADCARIMQDFFRKRREKKSQPNLSRT
- a CDS encoding MBL fold metallo-hydrolase, whose translation is MKLTTLGRWGAYPYQDGGTTSYLVTGHDGFQLLMDCGSRAVTELEKEISPLDLDAVIISHYHPDHVADLGVLRHYFQLYPKHLWEPKVLPIYGHDEDNYEFAKLTMDGVSQGHAYDVTGTQQIGPFDIRFIKTVHPVPCYAFRILERETGQVLVFTGDTGYFDGLADFAKGADLFLADVYLYEGNENHPAHLTSKEAGEMAKQASVKKLVLTHVPPLPPQEIDPDQHLEILQEQTQGSAGAIPVELAEPHKAWNLGAN
- a CDS encoding proline--tRNA ligase, with translation MKQSQMLIPTLREMPSDAQVISHALMVRAGYVQQVTSGVYSYLPLANRVIEKFKTIMREEFDKIGAVEMLAPALLTADLWKESGRYDTYGEDLYKLKNRDQADFILGPTHEETFTAIVRDAVKSYKQLPINLYQIQSKYRDEKRPRNGLLRTREFIMKDGYSFHANYDSLDDTYEDYRQAYEAIFTRAGLDFKGIIGDGGAMGGKDSQEFMAVTPDRTDLEHWLVLDKSIASVDEIPEDVLLQIREELNNWLVSGEDTIAYSNQSNYAANLEMATSLYKPSQAVTIQEDLTKVETPDCRTIDEVAAFLKVDEAQTIKTLLFMADDHPVVALLVGNDQVNDVKLKNYLGADFLEPADEKQAKATFGAHFGSLGPVGLPEEVTIIADRKIQDLANAVAGANEDGYHLTSVNPGRDFTPKDYVDIREVKEGEPSPDGQGTLKFARGIEIGHIFKLGIRYSDSMGANILDENGRSVPIIMGCYGIGVSRILSAVIEQHARLFVNKTPKGSYRLAWGINFPKELAPFDVHLITVNIKDQEAQDLTAKLESQLTAAGYQVLTDDRNERVGSKFSDSDLIGLPIRVTVGKKAAEGVVEVKIKATGDTIEVNAENLLETLPILTKDAD